In Bacteroidota bacterium, a single window of DNA contains:
- the priA gene encoding primosomal protein N': MYAEIIIPLALPKNYTWSVPEHLKEQVSVGCRVEVNLGKNKKYAGIIKALLDKMPVIYETKDILNVLDVEPVVHEQQLKLWEWIADYYMCSEGEVMAAALPSHFKLSSETIVVFNEEYGEDFSALGHDEFLVAEALLIKRELKLSEVQQILDSSHVYPVINQLINKKVCYVWEALKDKYAPKKEIFILLNQQYHDEANLEKLLNEDKKLQRAEKQMELLLSYLHLAKTEGEVLKSQLLKKSNATEAQLKGLIDKNILVAEKRNVDRISFLPKDIKIDFELTPEQQQCLHNIKHSFTEKPVCLLHGVTGSGKTLVYIKLMEEIIRKGKQVLYMLPEIALTSQIIRRLQKHFGGHIGVYHSKFSQNERVELWNKVKSGELKIILGARSALFLPYYDLSLIICDEEHDTSYKQNDPAPRYNGRDAAVYFASLFKANVLLGSATPSLETFYNAQTGKYGLTELLNRYGDIQLPPITVIDTKGIPTKDKTKVMVSPGLSEAIKETIAKEKQIILFQNRRGYTPYQVCNVCGWIPQCKYCDVSLTYHKLNHKLVCHYCGTTYQPVQICAACGSHNFSQRNFGTERIEELLHEEFPDAKVARMDMDTVKGKKAHDVLIQQFEQKRVDILVGTQMVVKGLDFDNVDLVGVLDADGLLHFADFRVNERAFQLMEQVSGRAGRKEATGKVIIQTTNTAHPVLQYVKDHDYKKMFTDEIEKRKQFFYPPFSRMIHFTFRHKFKEVVERASVSFADALKLKYGNYMIGPAEPGVNRVRNLYLIELMLKLPRDTKLIAQCKQDIMEQVAVLHNNKSYRSVAVVPDVDPV; this comes from the coding sequence GTGTACGCTGAAATCATCATACCCCTGGCTCTTCCTAAAAACTACACATGGTCTGTGCCTGAACATTTAAAAGAGCAGGTGAGTGTTGGTTGTCGTGTAGAAGTAAATCTCGGAAAAAATAAAAAGTACGCTGGCATTATAAAAGCATTGCTGGATAAAATGCCGGTTATTTATGAAACAAAAGATATACTGAATGTGCTGGATGTGGAGCCTGTTGTGCATGAACAGCAATTAAAATTGTGGGAATGGATAGCGGATTATTATATGTGCAGCGAAGGAGAAGTAATGGCTGCAGCTTTACCATCTCATTTTAAGCTTAGCAGTGAAACGATCGTTGTCTTTAACGAAGAGTATGGGGAAGATTTTTCTGCATTGGGACATGATGAATTCCTGGTAGCTGAAGCATTGCTGATAAAACGTGAATTGAAGCTTTCGGAGGTACAGCAAATATTGGATTCATCGCATGTTTATCCGGTCATCAATCAGCTCATCAATAAAAAAGTTTGTTATGTATGGGAAGCATTAAAAGATAAATATGCGCCGAAAAAAGAAATATTCATTTTACTCAATCAGCAATATCATGATGAAGCCAACCTTGAAAAGCTGTTGAATGAAGATAAAAAACTACAGCGGGCAGAAAAACAAATGGAGCTGCTTTTGTCTTATCTACATCTTGCAAAAACAGAAGGTGAAGTTTTAAAATCACAACTGCTAAAAAAATCAAATGCAACAGAAGCGCAACTGAAGGGATTGATCGATAAAAATATTCTCGTCGCGGAAAAAAGAAATGTAGACAGGATAAGTTTTCTTCCTAAGGACATTAAAATTGATTTTGAGCTTACACCTGAGCAGCAACAATGTTTGCATAATATTAAGCACTCATTTACTGAAAAACCGGTGTGCCTGCTTCATGGTGTAACCGGAAGCGGCAAAACATTGGTGTATATAAAACTGATGGAAGAAATAATCCGGAAAGGAAAGCAGGTACTTTATATGCTTCCGGAAATTGCTTTAACATCCCAGATCATTCGTCGTCTTCAAAAGCATTTTGGTGGGCATATCGGTGTTTATCATTCCAAGTTTTCACAAAATGAAAGAGTAGAATTATGGAATAAAGTGAAAAGCGGCGAACTGAAAATTATTTTAGGTGCAAGGTCTGCTTTGTTTTTGCCTTACTATGATCTGTCACTTATTATTTGTGATGAAGAACATGATACTTCCTACAAACAAAACGATCCGGCTCCACGATACAATGGCAGAGATGCGGCTGTTTATTTTGCTTCATTGTTTAAAGCAAATGTTTTGCTGGGAAGTGCTACTCCTTCACTGGAGACATTTTACAATGCACAAACGGGTAAATATGGATTGACTGAATTGCTTAATCGCTATGGCGATATTCAATTACCACCGATCACTGTGATCGATACGAAAGGAATACCAACAAAAGATAAAACAAAAGTGATGGTATCGCCGGGTTTGAGTGAGGCGATCAAAGAAACGATCGCAAAAGAAAAACAGATAATATTGTTTCAAAACCGCCGCGGTTATACGCCTTACCAGGTTTGTAATGTCTGCGGATGGATACCACAATGCAAGTACTGTGATGTTTCATTGACCTATCATAAATTGAATCATAAATTAGTTTGTCATTACTGTGGTACTACTTATCAGCCGGTGCAAATCTGTGCAGCTTGCGGCAGTCATAATTTTTCACAACGAAACTTTGGTACAGAAAGAATTGAAGAACTATTGCATGAAGAATTCCCTGATGCTAAAGTGGCAAGAATGGATATGGATACAGTGAAAGGCAAAAAAGCTCATGATGTTTTGATACAGCAATTTGAACAAAAAAGAGTTGATATACTGGTAGGTACTCAAATGGTAGTAAAAGGATTAGATTTTGATAATGTTGATTTGGTGGGAGTACTCGATGCAGATGGCTTGTTACATTTTGCTGATTTCCGTGTAAATGAAAGAGCTTTTCAACTGATGGAGCAGGTGAGTGGCAGGGCCGGACGAAAAGAAGCAACAGGTAAAGTAATTATTCAAACTACAAATACAGCTCACCCGGTTTTACAGTATGTAAAAGATCATGATTATAAAAAAATGTTCACTGATGAAATTGAAAAAAGAAAGCAATTCTTTTACCCGCCTTTTTCCCGGATGATCCATTTTACATTCAGGCATAAGTTTAAAGAGGTAGTGGAAAGAGCTTCCGTCAGTTTTGCGGATGCTTTAAAACTAAAATATGGGAACTATATGATAGGACCTGCAGAGCCCGGTGTGAACAGGGTTAGAAATTTATATCTTATAGAGTTGATGTTGAAACTGCCCCGTGATACAAAACTGATTGCTCAATGCAAACAAGATATTATGGAACAGGTTGCTGTTTTGCACAACAATAAAAGCTACCGCAGCGTAGCTGTGGTGCCAGATGTAGACCCTGTATAA
- a CDS encoding tetratricopeptide repeat protein encodes MGKKNKKANTPTGQEKKLKLQDFSLDPAAEKKLKYRFAFFIAIIAFIIYAHSVSFGYVYDDRTVTVQNRMVTAGVDSIGVIFKSDYWYGFSENEDMIKEDKSGVIYRPVSLVMFALEWELFSDTPAIGHLMNVLFYAATCFLLFLVLVHLFKGYHLAVPFICALLYTVHPVHTEVVSNIKSRDEIMCMFFGVLSALMFLRYNLSNQLKFLIAGTAAFFLSLLSKETGITFLVAIPLILFFSQGLQLKKLSVNLLGLVIMTGLYFFIRAQLNIGISTAGRIDFFDNIMVTANGFSERYGTAFYILLKYLAIQIFPHPLVSDYSYAQLEVKALTDVTALFSLLIHAAAGIYALLGIRKRKLASFAILFYLVTLAPVANIFFLVASNMAERFLYIPSLGICVLLTLLLVRLFKTNPVTASLQPVANYLSSKKSLLTAAIVLAALFSLKTFFRSSDWKSDVSLFGNDVKNSPKSARLHYGYGAAMIAAIDSAKLTLPEVDAIVDEGIGEIQSALAIYPQYANAYYIIAIVQKDRKQYAASADNMLKAIQYYPAKNPTFYKSLGYIYLKSGNYQNSIAVIDTFLAMKPATADVLNNKGSSLYEMKRYDEALAVFLKADSLNSKDSSIAKNIGRCYAGMQRYDKAEEYFKKTIQLEPNNAYNYQYLGFTYQLMGDSVRANEQFIKANEILLRK; translated from the coding sequence ATGGGTAAAAAGAATAAAAAGGCAAATACACCAACAGGACAGGAGAAAAAACTAAAACTCCAAGACTTTTCGCTTGATCCGGCAGCAGAGAAAAAATTGAAATATCGCTTTGCTTTTTTCATAGCCATCATTGCTTTTATCATTTATGCTCATTCTGTTTCTTTCGGCTATGTATATGATGACAGAACAGTAACAGTGCAAAACAGGATGGTAACAGCAGGAGTGGATAGTATCGGTGTTATTTTCAAATCAGATTACTGGTATGGGTTTTCGGAAAATGAAGACATGATCAAAGAGGACAAAAGTGGTGTGATCTATCGTCCTGTATCGTTAGTCATGTTTGCATTGGAGTGGGAACTTTTTTCTGATACACCTGCAATTGGCCATTTGATGAATGTGCTTTTTTATGCGGCTACCTGCTTTTTACTGTTTTTGGTATTGGTGCATTTATTTAAAGGCTATCATCTTGCCGTACCTTTTATATGTGCTTTACTCTACACAGTACACCCGGTGCATACTGAAGTGGTAAGTAATATTAAAAGCCGTGACGAAATAATGTGTATGTTCTTCGGTGTGTTATCTGCATTAATGTTTTTGCGATACAACTTAAGTAATCAGTTGAAATTTCTAATTGCCGGTACAGCAGCTTTTTTTCTTTCACTGCTTTCAAAAGAAACAGGTATTACATTTTTAGTTGCCATACCATTGATCTTATTTTTCAGTCAGGGACTGCAATTAAAAAAACTATCTGTAAACCTGTTGGGATTGGTAATAATGACCGGTTTGTATTTTTTTATCAGGGCACAGCTAAATATTGGCATTTCAACAGCAGGGCGGATTGATTTCTTTGATAATATTATGGTAACCGCCAATGGCTTTTCAGAACGCTACGGAACAGCTTTTTATATATTGCTTAAATACCTGGCCATACAGATATTTCCTCATCCGCTTGTAAGTGATTATTCTTATGCACAACTTGAAGTAAAAGCGTTGACGGATGTAACTGCACTCTTCTCATTATTGATACATGCTGCCGCGGGTATCTATGCTTTACTTGGAATCCGTAAAAGAAAACTGGCCTCCTTTGCAATACTGTTTTACCTGGTTACATTGGCGCCGGTTGCAAATATTTTTTTCCTGGTTGCTTCCAATATGGCTGAACGGTTTTTATATATCCCATCGCTGGGTATTTGTGTCCTACTCACTCTGTTGTTGGTTCGTTTATTCAAAACAAATCCTGTTACAGCGAGTCTGCAGCCTGTTGCAAATTATCTGTCATCAAAAAAATCATTGCTTACCGCCGCAATTGTTTTGGCTGCTCTTTTTTCATTAAAGACATTTTTCAGAAGCAGTGACTGGAAAAGTGATGTTTCACTTTTTGGCAATGATGTAAAAAATTCACCTAAAAGTGCAAGGCTGCATTATGGTTATGGCGCAGCAATGATCGCAGCAATAGATAGTGCAAAACTTACATTGCCCGAGGTGGACGCAATTGTCGATGAGGGTATAGGTGAAATACAGAGTGCCCTTGCCATTTACCCCCAGTATGCAAATGCTTACTATATTATTGCGATCGTTCAAAAAGACCGCAAACAATATGCAGCATCAGCAGATAATATGTTGAAAGCAATACAATATTACCCGGCTAAGAACCCTACTTTTTACAAAAGCCTTGGTTATATTTATTTGAAAAGCGGGAACTACCAGAATTCGATTGCTGTTATTGATACTTTCCTTGCAATGAAGCCGGCAACAGCCGACGTTTTAAACAACAAAGGCTCGTCGCTATATGAAATGAAAAGGTATGATGAGGCATTGGCTGTTTTCTTAAAAGCTGATTCTTTGAATTCAAAAGATTCTTCGATAGCAAAAAATATTGGCCGTTGTTATGCTGGTATGCAGCGATATGACAAAGCAGAAGAGTATTTTAAGAAAACAATCCAATTGGAACCGAATAACGCTTATAATTACCAGTATCTTGGTTTTACCTACCAACTCATGGGAGATTCTGTAAGAGCAAATGAGCAGTTTATTAAAGCAAATGAGATACTGCTGCGCAAATAA
- the murB gene encoding UDP-N-acetylmuramate dehydrogenase — protein sequence MQTQENFSLKAYNTFNIDVAAKQFASFENVDELIELIYQQSSLPTLILGGGSNILFTKNFDGLILKNEIKGIQELHEDKEYVYVKAGAGENWHSFVLYCMQRNWSGIENLSLIPGNVGAAPIQNIGAYGVELENVFHSLEACHLQEKRIYTFTRNDCEFGYRDSVFKRKYKSQFAIISVCFKLKKHPVFHTSYGAIQQELDRMGIKDLSIQAISNAVINIRSSKLPDPKQIPNAGSFFKNPEIDTAKYEELRSKYPGIIAYALPNARYKLAAGWMIEQCGWKGVRRGDAGCHAQQALVLVNYGTASGKQVYDLSEEILLSVNEKFGILLEREVNIF from the coding sequence ATGCAAACCCAGGAAAACTTTTCGCTTAAAGCCTACAACACATTCAATATTGATGTGGCAGCAAAGCAATTTGCTTCATTCGAAAATGTTGATGAATTAATTGAACTCATCTATCAACAATCATCACTTCCAACTCTTATTCTCGGTGGCGGCAGTAATATTTTGTTTACCAAAAATTTTGATGGATTGATCTTAAAGAATGAGATCAAAGGCATCCAGGAATTGCATGAGGATAAAGAGTATGTGTATGTAAAAGCAGGAGCAGGTGAAAACTGGCACAGCTTTGTTTTATATTGTATGCAAAGAAACTGGTCGGGCATTGAAAACCTCTCATTGATACCGGGCAACGTTGGCGCTGCGCCTATTCAGAATATCGGGGCTTATGGAGTAGAATTGGAAAATGTATTCCATTCATTGGAAGCTTGTCATTTACAGGAAAAAAGAATTTACACTTTTACAAGAAATGATTGTGAGTTTGGCTATCGTGACAGTGTATTTAAAAGAAAATATAAAAGCCAGTTTGCAATTATTTCAGTTTGCTTTAAATTGAAAAAGCATCCGGTATTTCATACCAGTTATGGAGCTATTCAACAGGAGCTGGATCGGATGGGAATTAAAGACCTAAGCATACAAGCAATTTCAAATGCAGTTATCAATATCCGCTCTTCTAAATTACCTGACCCAAAGCAAATCCCCAACGCAGGCAGTTTTTTTAAAAACCCGGAAATAGATACTGCCAAATATGAAGAGTTGAGATCAAAATATCCCGGTATTATCGCTTATGCATTGCCTAATGCCCGCTATAAGCTGGCGGCAGGGTGGATGATCGAACAATGCGGATGGAAGGGAGTAAGAAGAGGAGATGCCGGGTGCCATGCCCAGCAGGCATTGGTACTTGTAAACTATGGTACTGCATCCGGCAAACAGGTATATGATCTGAGCGAGGAAATACTATTAAGCGTAAACGAAAAGTTCGGAATACTATTAGAAAGGGAGGTTAATATATTTTAA
- a CDS encoding alanine dehydrogenase produces MVKIGLIREGKIPADNRVALTPAQCKWILKNSDEVKIYAQPSSIRCFNDREYQAAGVEITEDMTQCDFLFGIKEVPVEMLIPGKTYAFFSHTRKKQPHNREMLKKIISNKITLIDYECLEHDDGQRIIGFGFLAGVVGAHNGMMAYGNRTGLYKLDRVYKQRSFRELIHNYFGLRLPNVKIAITGSGRVAHGVLEIMNLMGIHEVEPDEYLKRRFSYPVYTQLKGVDLYEHKETGKYSREDFHNRPQDYNCKFLPYAEQTDILMNGVFWDVDVPRLFEKADVSKETFIIQTIADITDDKNGSIPINLGDQAIDDPIYGVDKNSFEKTAPYLNSSIDIMAVGNLPNELPRDASRYFGEQLIKYVLEDIVKGGSEIIDRATMVKQGKLTKPYEYLSDYVNG; encoded by the coding sequence ATGGTTAAAATTGGACTAATAAGGGAGGGCAAGATACCTGCAGATAACAGGGTAGCATTGACCCCAGCTCAGTGTAAGTGGATATTAAAGAACAGCGATGAAGTAAAGATATATGCGCAACCATCATCAATCCGTTGTTTCAACGACAGGGAATACCAGGCAGCAGGAGTGGAGATCACAGAAGACATGACGCAATGTGATTTTCTTTTTGGTATAAAGGAAGTGCCCGTGGAAATGCTGATACCCGGAAAAACCTATGCCTTCTTTTCGCATACAAGAAAAAAACAACCGCATAACCGGGAGATGCTGAAAAAAATTATCAGCAACAAAATTACATTGATTGATTATGAATGTCTCGAACATGATGATGGACAACGTATCATTGGGTTTGGTTTTTTAGCGGGAGTGGTAGGAGCCCATAACGGGATGATGGCTTACGGAAATAGAACAGGCCTTTATAAATTGGACAGGGTTTATAAGCAAAGAAGTTTTCGTGAACTGATACATAATTATTTTGGATTGCGTTTACCTAATGTAAAAATTGCAATTACAGGTTCTGGTCGTGTGGCGCATGGCGTATTGGAAATTATGAACCTGATGGGCATTCATGAAGTGGAGCCGGATGAATATTTGAAAAGACGTTTTTCTTACCCGGTGTACACTCAATTAAAAGGCGTCGATTTGTATGAGCATAAAGAAACAGGAAAATATAGCCGTGAAGATTTTCATAACAGACCGCAAGATTATAACTGTAAATTTTTACCTTATGCTGAGCAAACTGATATTTTGATGAATGGTGTTTTTTGGGATGTGGATGTGCCAAGACTTTTTGAAAAAGCAGATGTAAGCAAGGAAACATTTATAATTCAGACCATTGCTGATATTACTGATGATAAAAATGGCTCAATTCCTATAAATCTTGGTGATCAGGCTATTGATGATCCGATATATGGAGTTGATAAAAATAGTTTTGAGAAAACAGCACCTTACTTAAACAGTTCGATTGATATAATGGCCGTGGGCAATTTGCCAAACGAGTTACCTCGTGATGCCAGCCGGTATTTTGGTGAACAGTTGATCAAATATGTGCTGGAAGATATTGTAAAAGGCGGATCAGAGATTATTGATCGGGCCACAATGGTTAAGCAGGGGAAACTAACAAAGCCGTATGAATATCTCAGCGATTATGTAAACGGTTGA
- a CDS encoding bifunctional phosphoribosyl-AMP cyclohydrolase/phosphoribosyl-ATP diphosphatase HisIE — MNPDFSKYADGLVPVIIQDAISNKVLMLGFMNTDAFEKTKADGKVTFFSRSKQRLWTKGETSNNFLYVNEIISDCDNDTLLIKVSPAGPVCHSGADTCFNENNSSFSLEKLESIIIERKNNPSESSYTSSLFTKGINKISQKVGEEAVELVIESKDDDKEKFLGEAADLIFHYLVLLQAKNYRLDDVVKVLAERHKK; from the coding sequence ATGAATCCTGATTTTTCAAAGTATGCAGACGGGCTTGTACCTGTAATAATTCAAGATGCTATAAGCAATAAAGTACTCATGCTTGGTTTTATGAATACTGATGCATTTGAGAAAACCAAAGCAGATGGCAAAGTAACTTTCTTTAGCCGCAGCAAGCAGCGGCTTTGGACCAAAGGCGAAACCAGCAATAATTTTTTATACGTAAACGAAATTATTTCTGATTGTGATAACGACACATTACTTATTAAGGTCTCTCCTGCCGGGCCGGTTTGTCATTCCGGCGCCGATACATGCTTCAATGAAAATAATTCTTCATTTTCCCTGGAGAAACTGGAAAGTATAATTATAGAAAGAAAAAATAATCCTTCAGAATCTTCCTATACTTCTTCGCTTTTCACAAAAGGCATCAATAAAATTTCACAGAAAGTAGGTGAAGAAGCAGTGGAACTTGTAATTGAAAGCAAGGACGATGATAAAGAAAAATTTTTAGGCGAAGCTGCCGACCTTATATTTCATTATCTTGTTTTGCTGCAGGCAAAAAATTATAGACTGGACGATGTAGTGAAAGTTTTAGCTGAAAGACATAAAAAATAA
- the hisF gene encoding imidazole glycerol phosphate synthase subunit HisF, whose amino-acid sequence MLTKRIIPCLDIKDGRTVKGTNFINLRDAGDPVELGALYAKEGADELVFLDITATVEKRKTLSELVNKIAHHVNIPFTVGGGISSVEDVNILLQNGADKISVNTSAFKNPHLINELAKEFGSQCVVLAIDTKKEEDGEWYVYLNGGRTKTDKKCFAWAKEAVDLGAGEILLTSMNNDGTKKGFAIEITRLLSENLSVPVIASGGAGTMEHFTEVFKEASADAALAASIFHFKEIPIRDLKQYLHINHIPVRI is encoded by the coding sequence GTGCTTACAAAACGAATCATACCTTGTTTGGATATAAAAGACGGTCGCACTGTTAAGGGCACGAATTTTATAAATCTACGTGATGCAGGCGACCCGGTTGAGTTGGGAGCTTTATATGCAAAAGAAGGGGCCGACGAATTAGTTTTTCTTGATATTACTGCTACAGTTGAAAAAAGAAAAACATTGAGTGAGCTTGTAAACAAGATTGCTCATCACGTCAATATCCCTTTTACAGTAGGCGGAGGTATCAGCAGCGTAGAAGATGTGAATATACTTTTGCAAAATGGAGCTGATAAAATTTCTGTCAATACTTCAGCTTTTAAAAATCCACACTTGATTAATGAACTGGCAAAAGAATTCGGCAGTCAGTGTGTTGTGCTGGCAATAGATACTAAGAAAGAAGAAGACGGCGAATGGTATGTATATCTTAATGGCGGAAGGACAAAGACTGATAAAAAATGTTTTGCCTGGGCTAAAGAAGCAGTTGACCTTGGCGCTGGTGAAATATTACTTACATCCATGAACAATGACGGTACCAAAAAAGGTTTTGCAATTGAAATAACAAGACTGCTTTCGGAAAATCTATCTGTACCTGTCATTGCCAGTGGCGGTGCCGGTACTATGGAGCATTTTACAGAAGTATTTAAAGAAGCATCTGCCGATGCGGCGTTGGCTGCAAGTATTTTTCATTTTAAAGAAATACCGATTCGGGATTTAAAACAATATTTGCATATCAATCACATTCCTGTTCGCATATGA
- the hisA gene encoding 1-(5-phosphoribosyl)-5-[(5-phosphoribosylamino)methylideneamino]imidazole-4-carboxamide isomerase, which yields MQIIPAIDIIDGKCVRLTKGDYEQKKVYNEKPLEVAKQFEDAGLKRLHLVDLDGAKAGDVKNWKVLEQIAAKTNLKIDFSGGISTAKNVGICFDSGAAYAAVGSIAVKDENTLTGWLFKFGVERFIIGADVKDEKLAIKGWTETTDVSVFDLIDKYKLKGIKQFFCTDISKDGLLQGTGIDLYKKILNQHPSIDLIASGGVSSIDDLVHLREAGCTGAIVGKAIYENRIKLSELKMFI from the coding sequence ATGCAGATAATACCCGCCATAGATATAATAGATGGTAAATGTGTAAGACTTACCAAAGGCGATTACGAACAAAAAAAAGTTTATAATGAAAAGCCGCTGGAAGTAGCAAAGCAATTTGAAGATGCAGGATTAAAGAGACTTCACCTTGTTGATCTTGATGGAGCGAAAGCAGGTGATGTAAAAAACTGGAAAGTGCTGGAGCAGATAGCAGCTAAAACAAATCTTAAAATTGATTTCAGTGGAGGTATCAGTACAGCTAAGAATGTTGGTATTTGTTTTGACTCCGGAGCAGCATATGCTGCTGTGGGAAGTATAGCGGTGAAAGATGAGAACACTTTAACTGGTTGGCTTTTTAAATTTGGTGTGGAAAGATTTATTATAGGCGCTGATGTGAAAGACGAGAAGCTTGCGATCAAGGGCTGGACTGAAACAACAGATGTATCAGTTTTTGATTTGATCGATAAATATAAACTGAAAGGTATAAAACAATTTTTCTGTACTGATATCAGCAAAGATGGCCTGCTACAGGGAACAGGGATTGATCTCTATAAAAAAATCCTCAACCAACATCCTTCAATTGATCTGATCGCAAGTGGTGGAGTTTCTTCGATTGATGACCTGGTTCATTTAAGAGAAGCTGGTTGCACAGGCGCCATCGTTGGCAAAGCAATTTATGAGAATAGAATAAAGCTGTCTGAATTAAAAATGTTTATTTAA
- the hisH gene encoding imidazole glycerol phosphate synthase subunit HisH has protein sequence MKLAIIKYNAGNIRSVLYALERIGYSATVTDNAEEIKNADKVIFPGVGEASTAMNYLKERNLDSLISSLTQPVLGICLGMQLMCRHSEENDTDCLGIFDEPVNKFNTAGTSLKVPQIGWNTINELKTDLFKNVLTNSYCYFVHGYYAAKGEHTIATTDYVYPYSSALHKNNFYGVQFHPEKSAAAGEQILKNFIEL, from the coding sequence ATGAAATTGGCAATCATAAAATATAATGCAGGAAATATCCGCTCCGTATTGTATGCACTGGAGAGGATCGGCTATTCTGCTACGGTAACTGATAATGCTGAGGAAATTAAAAATGCGGACAAAGTGATCTTTCCCGGAGTAGGTGAAGCAAGCACTGCAATGAATTATTTAAAAGAAAGAAATCTTGACAGCTTGATCAGTTCGTTGACACAACCTGTACTTGGTATCTGTCTCGGGATGCAATTAATGTGCAGGCATTCTGAAGAAAACGATACAGATTGTCTCGGCATATTTGATGAACCAGTTAATAAATTCAATACAGCAGGAACAAGTCTTAAAGTTCCGCAAATTGGATGGAACACAATCAATGAGCTGAAAACTGATTTGTTTAAAAATGTACTTACTAATAGCTATTGTTATTTTGTGCATGGCTATTATGCAGCTAAAGGTGAACATACAATTGCCACAACAGATTATGTATACCCCTATAGTAGTGCATTACATAAGAATAATTTTTATGGTGTGCAGTTTCACCCTGAAAAAAGTGCAGCAGCTGGTGAACAGATTTTAAAAAACTTTATTGAACTATAG
- the hisB gene encoding bifunctional histidinol-phosphatase/imidazoleglycerol-phosphate dehydratase HisB: protein MKKVLFIDRDGTLIKEAPPTYQIDSFEKLEFYPGMFTWLSRITKEFDYELVMPTNQDGLGTADFPEETFWPVHNFILKNLSAEAINFTEVLIDKSFANENKSTRKPGTGMFTKYINNPEYDLANSFVIGDRITDVQLAKNLGCKAIWLNNDPDLGGNEIKDTLNALQSTIALETTDPIAIGWKKIYEFLKLGNRYVKHERNTNETKICIELNLDGNGKTEINTGLNFFNHMLDQLGRHSGADLKIKVDGDLQIDEHHTIEDTAIALGEAFAKALGNKAGISRYGFMLPMDDCLAQVAIDFGGRSWLVWDAKFSREKIGDMPTEMFYHFFKSFSDAAKCNLNIKVEGENEHHKIESIFKALAKSIKMAVKRDIDNMQLPTTKGII from the coding sequence ATGAAGAAAGTATTATTTATCGATAGGGACGGAACGCTGATCAAAGAAGCCCCGCCTACTTACCAGATCGATTCTTTTGAAAAACTCGAATTCTATCCGGGTATGTTTACATGGCTATCCCGTATTACAAAAGAATTCGATTATGAGCTTGTGATGCCAACTAACCAGGATGGTTTGGGAACAGCTGACTTTCCTGAAGAAACATTCTGGCCTGTACATAATTTTATTCTGAAAAATCTTTCAGCAGAAGCAATAAATTTTACCGAAGTACTTATTGATAAAAGTTTTGCCAACGAAAATAAATCGACACGCAAACCCGGAACAGGAATGTTCACAAAATATATTAACAACCCGGAATATGATTTAGCAAACTCATTTGTAATTGGAGATAGAATAACAGATGTACAATTAGCAAAAAATTTGGGATGCAAAGCTATCTGGCTGAATAATGACCCTGATCTTGGTGGTAATGAAATAAAAGACACACTCAATGCCCTACAATCAACTATTGCTTTAGAAACAACTGACCCGATAGCTATCGGGTGGAAAAAAATTTATGAATTTCTGAAATTGGGCAACCGTTATGTAAAACATGAAAGAAATACAAATGAAACAAAGATTTGTATCGAATTAAATCTTGATGGCAATGGTAAAACAGAGATCAATACCGGGTTGAACTTCTTCAATCATATGCTTGACCAGCTCGGCAGGCATAGTGGAGCTGATCTTAAAATTAAAGTTGACGGTGATCTGCAAATTGATGAACACCACACAATAGAAGACACTGCAATTGCACTCGGCGAAGCATTTGCAAAAGCCCTTGGTAATAAGGCAGGCATCAGCCGCTATGGTTTTATGTTACCAATGGATGATTGTCTTGCACAGGTAGCAATTGATTTCGGCGGAAGAAGTTGGCTAGTATGGGATGCGAAATTCTCTAGAGAAAAGATTGGTGATATGCCCACAGAAATGTTTTATCATTTCTTCAAATCCTTCAGCGATGCAGCCAAATGCAATCTGAATATAAAAGTAGAAGGAGAAAATGAACATCATAAAATCGAATCCATTTTTAAAGCATTGGCTAAATCAATTAAGATGGCTGTGAAAAGAGATATTGACAATATGCAGTTACCAACAACGAAAGGAATAATTTAA